Within the Mycobacterium gordonae genome, the region TTGGGCGAGCCCGGCAACACCACGTGCAACCGCGAGGCGATGTCGCGCTCGGCGCCGATCTTCGACAGTCCGCCGATGAGCCGTTGCACGGCCCACAGCAGCACCTTCATCTCCATCTCGGCGCGCGCGCCGACCTCGGACAGATCGCCCACCACGCGGGGTGCCGCGAACGGGAACAGCAGCGTCGGGGTCTGCGCGTCCTTGATGTGAATAGACTGCGGCCCAAGGCTTTCAGATTGCTCGTTGCCAATCCACTCGACCAGCGCGTCGATGTCGGAGTAGGACGCCATGTTGGCCGGCACCACCCACAGCGCTGCGCCGTAGCGGGCGTGGTCGCGATAGAGAGTGCGGTAGAACGCCAGCCGTTCGTCGTTGAGCTTGGAGGTGGTCGCGATGACGGTGCCGCCGCCACTGAGCAGCCTGGCCGCCACCGATGCGGCGATCGAACCCTTGGAAGCGCCGGTTACGACGGCGATTTCACCGCTGTAGGGGCCGGGGGCGGGGTTCTCCGCGCCGGCGGCGATCCGGCCGTAGAGCGAGGCGTGGATCTGTCTGCCCGCGGCCAGCGACCTGCCCTGCCACCAGGTGGCCTGGGTGGCGACGACGTGCCCGGCGCCCTCGAAGCGCTCCGACAACCTCACCCAGTCGGCGTCGATGTCGCCCTCGTCGGTGAGCCAGAGCTTGACCAGGTCCTCACGGGCACTGGCCCAGCGGTCGTCGAAGACGACGGCCTTCTTGCCGTCGAACGTCGGCGCCACCAAACGTGGCCAGTCCGCACCCAATTCGGCGGTCACCAGGTCGATGAGCTCGGCATCGGTCGCCGCCGGGGATGCGCTGACCGGGTCGTCCAGACCCAGCTGTCCCAGCACCAGGCGGGCCGCCGAGGCCAGCACGCCGTCGCGACCGGTGATCTGGTCGGTGAACTCGCTCAGCGCTGCCGCGTCGACGGTCGCGCCGCCACCACCACCCGCGGACGGGAGCGACACGGCGATACCGAGCCGCGCGCCTACCGCGCCCACCGCGGCGTCGATCACCTTGTCAACCGACGCTGCGTCGGCCAGCGCGCCTTCATGCAGGTGGCCCATGGCACCGCCGCGTACGCTGGTGCCCTCCCGGGTGCCCAGCGCCACCTCGACGGTGACGTGTTTGGCCCATCCCTCACCGAGTTCCCAGGTCTTCATCACCCGCTCGGCGATCGCCGCCGGCCGCTTGCCCGAGGGCCCGAGCACCGTGCGCAGTTGGTCGTTGATCGCATCGGAAAGCACTGGGCCGAAAGGCTTGTAGGTGCGGGCCAGCTTGGTGACCTGCGCCCGCAGCCCGGCCAGATCGGCCTCAGCGGCGCCGTCGATGGCACCGAGGTTCAGCTCGGATCCCAGGTCCACCAGCAACTGGTTGCGCCGCGACGACGCGCCGTCGGTGATGGACTCGATGGAGTCCAGCGGCTCGATCTGGTCCAGGCGCATCTTCGCCGAGATGGCGATCAATGCCAGGGTGGCGTCGGCGGCGTCGAACCCGATGTCGTCAGGACGCGGAGCACCCGACGGAGCTTCGGCGGGAGCCGCAGCGACGTCCGGCGCGACATGAGAAGTGGGCGCACCCTCCGACCCGGCAGCGTCGGAATCCTCCGCCACCACGTCGTCCTCCGGCTCGGGGTCGGTGTCGGTGGCGAACAGCACCGCGGAGTCGCGCTCGGCATTGAGCACTTCGATGGTGCTGTGGGCATATTCGGGCAATTTGAGGGTGTTGGTTGCCAGACCGGCCACGGTCGGCGCGGTCTTCACCCCGATCTCGACGAACCGCTCCACGCCCAGACCGCCGGCGGCCTCCTCGATGAACAGCAGGTCCTGTGTCTCGATCCAGCGCACGGGGCTGGCGAACTGCCATGCCAGCAGCTCGATCAGGACCTTGCGCGCCAGGTCGCGCGGGCGCTCGTTACGCCACGTGTCGTAGTCGGCGAGGATCTCGTCGAGCGGCTCGGCGGGCACCAGATCCCGGATCTCTTGGATGAAGTCGCGATCCAGCGTGAACGGCCGCGGCACCAGGTTGGGAATGTAGCGCCCGATGATGACGTCGGGGTCCTTGTCGCGCGGCATCAGGCGCTCGAGCGACCGACGGAATTCGGCGACACCCACGCGCAGCACCCGCGAGTGGAATGGCACGTCGATTCCGGGGACGAGGATGAATGACCTTTTGCCACCGGTGATTTCGCGGCGCCGCTCCACCTCCTCCTCCAGCGCTTCCAGACCGCGCACGGTGCCGGCGATCGCGTACTGCGAGCCGCGCAGGTTGAAGTTGACGATCTCCAGAAATTCCCCGGTCTTGTCCGCAATCCTGGCCACGAAGTCGGTGACCTCGTCGTCGGGCAGGTCGATCTGCGAGGGCCGGATGGCTGCCAGCCGGTAGTTGGAGCGGCCCAGCTCGTCACGCGGCACGATGTCGTGCATCTTGGAGCCGCGGTGAAACACGGCCTCCAGCAACGCGTCCAGTTCGAACACGCCACTGACGCAGGCCAGCGCGGTGTACTCGCCGACCGAGTGGCCACAGGTGATCGCGGTTTCGACGAAGGCGCCCTGCTCGCGCATCTCGGCGACCTGGGCGGCCGCCACCGTCGCCATCGCGACCTGGGTGAACTGCGTCAGGAACAACACGCCGTCGGGGTGGTGGTAGTGCACGCCGCTGGCGATGATGCTGGTCGGGTTGTCCCGAACCACGTGCAGCACGGAGAAACCCAGGGTGTCGCGGGTGAATCGGTCGGCCTCGTCCCACACCTTGCGGGCCGCCTTGGACCGGGCCCGGACGTCCATGCCCATGCCTTTGTGCTGGATGCCCTGACCGGGGAAGGCGTACACCGTCTTCGGTGCCGCCAGCCGCGCGGTCGCCGTCATGACGAGATCCGATCCGATGCGAGCGGAAACCTCCAGAACCTCTGCGCCCTGATCGATTCCGACACGGTCGACCCGGAAGTCCACCTCGTCGCCCGGGCGCACCATGCCCATGAACCGGGCGGTCCAGCCGATCAACCGGGCCGGTGGCCGCGCCTGCCCGTCGGTCGCGGTGACCGCGTGCTGCGCTGCGGCGGACAGCCACATGCCGTGCACGATGGGCGATCCCAGACCGGCCAACAGGGCGGCTGCCTTGTCGGTGTGGATGGGGTTGTGGTCCCCAGACACCTCGGCGAACGGACGCATGTCGACCGGGGACCCGATCGTGACGTCGCGGCGCCGACGCCGCGGGGTATCGGTGGCGTTCTCCGAGACCGCACCGCCGGCCCGGGCGGGATCGGTGAGTTCGGCGGGGCCGGTGCGGCCCAGGATCGCGAAGCGTTCCTCGAGCGTCGCCACAGCGGCCCCGTCGCTTGTGGTGACGGTGACGGTGACTGGCACGACGCGGCCCATGTCGGTGTCGTTTGCGCTCAATGCGGTTGCGGCGATAGTCAATTGGGCCGGATCCTTGGGCAGCTGACCGGCCACCCGGACGGCGTGGTCCAGGTGCACCAGGCTGAGCAGGCCCTCCACCACCGGCACACCAGCGTCGGTCACCGCCGCTCCGATGGCCGCGAAAACGGCGGGCCAGCAGTGCCCGACGAGCGCGTCGGGCACCGTGGTCAGGCTCGGCGCCAACGGCTCACCGAAGGTAGCCGTGACGCCGGTGTGGTCCGCGACCCGCTCGGGGTCCCAGTCCACGGTCAGCGTGGCGGTGCCGTCGGCCACCTCGGGCAGCGCTTCCGGTCCGTCGGCTCCCGCGGCGATAGCCAGCACGGAACGCATTGCGGCGGTGGCATCTTCGGTGGACACCACCGGAATGCCGCCGTCGATGGTGTTGGCGGGCAGGGTGAATTGGATGTCGATCCACGTGCCCGATACCGGCACGCTGAGGGTGACGCCGGCGCCGTCCGCCGTCACCTGCAGCCTCGAACCGGTGGATGTATTTGTGGCGGTACGGCTTTCGTGAACCTGCCAGTCACCGGGCTCGGCGATCCGGTGCACCGGGTTGATCGTGGTGCGGCCCGCCCACAGGACGTCGGGCGCATCGAGCACCACGGCCAACGGTCCGCGGATGTCGCCGCGGCCCAGCCTGCGCGCGGTGACATCCCGGGGCTCGGCACCGGCGGCGACGACCTCGTCGATAGCGGCTTGCTCGAAGCGGTCCAGCAGCTCACCGACGGGTTCGTCCATCCGGGTGATACCGGCGACCGCGGCGGGTCCGGGGATGATGCACACCTGGTCGGCGTCGTAGCGGGCGTCGTGAGCCTGCCACAACGAGTCACTGCGCCACCAGCGCCGGACGTCCTTGTCGATGACCGGCACGAAGTTCACCGGCTTGCCCAGGGTCTTGCACAGCGAGATGAAGAAGGGGACGTCGGCCGGGTGCAATTGCACGGTCTCGGCGTCGGGGTACTGCGCCACCAGGGTGGCGATAGCCCGCTGCGGGTCCTCCAACAGCGCGGTGTCGTTGAACAGGGTCTCGATCGGGCCGAAATCTTTTGCGTGCAAACGCGCCTCGGCGCGCTTGAGCATCTCCTCGAACCGGTCACGCCAGGTGTCGGCCAGCCACGGGCTGCCCGGCGCCGCGGTGTCCGCGGTCGAATCGCCTTCTCCGATGGCCAGTTCGACGTACCGCTGTAGCCATTGCAGATAGGTCATGTCGGCGACGTCGCCGAAGTACGGCTTGGCGGTCTTGGCCATGGCAGCGATGATCTCGTCGCGACGCTCCGCGACCGCGTCCGCGTCGCCGGCCACCTCGTCGAGCAGCTGCCCACAGCGCGAGGCACTGTTGTCGATCTCGTGAATGTCGGCGCCGAGCTGGCTGCGGCTGGAGGCCATGCCGCCCTGGGCTTTTCCGGCGCCGATCCACTCATCGGTGCCGCCCGTCTCGACGAGCATCTGCTTGACCGAGGGCGACGTGGTGGACTCCAGCGTCGCCATCGCGGCGGTACCGACCAGGATGCCGTCGATCGGCATCAACGGGAAGCCGTAATCCTGCGCCCAGCGCCCGGACAGGTAGTCGGCGGCCCGTTCCGGCGTGCCGATGCCGCCACCGACGCAGACGGTGATGTTGGCGCGTGAGCGCAGTTCCGAGTACGTCGCCAGCAACAGGTCGTCGAGGTCCTCCCAGGAATGGTGGCCTCCGGCGCGGCCGCCCTCGACGTGCATGATCACCGGCCGGGTGGAGACCTCGGTGGCGATGCGGATGACGGAGCGAATCTGCTCGATGGTCCCGGGCTTGAAGACCACATGGCTGATGCCGATGTCGTTGAGTTCTTCGATCAGCTCGACGGCTTCCTCGAGATCGGGGATGCCGGCGCTGACCACGACGCCGTCGATGGCGGCGCCGGATTGACGGGCCTTCTGCACCAGTCGCTTGCCACCCAGCTGCAACTTCCACAGGTAGGGGTCCAGGAACAGCGCGTTGAACTGATAGGTGCGGCCGGGTTCGAGCAGCCGGGACAGCTCCGCGACTCGGTCGGCGAAGATCTCCTCGGTGACCTGCCCGCCGCCGGCGAGCTCGGCCCAGTGCCCGGCATTGGCCGCGGCGGCCACGATCTTGGCGTCCACTGTGGTCGGGGTCATGCCGGCAAGCAAAATCGGCGAGCGACCGGTGAGCCGGGTGAACTTGGTGGACAGCTTGACCCGACCGTCGGGGAGGCGAACGACGGTCGGCGCGTAGCTCGACCAGGCGCGAGCCACCTCCGGGGTGGCTCCGACGGTGAACAGATTGCGCTGACCGCCGCGGGTCGCCGCGGGCACGATGCCGATGCCCAGGCCACGGATCACCGGCGCGGTCAGCCGGGTGAGGATGTCACCGGGGCCCAGGTCGAGAATCCAGCGCGCCCCGGCGTCGTGCACGCGGGTGATCTCGTCGACCCAGTCGACCTTGCGAACCAGGATGGCGTTAGCCAGCTGACAGGCGAGCTCGACATCAAGGCCCACCTTCTCGGCCCAGCGGCCGACGATGTCGATGCCGTCGGACAGCCGGGGTGTGTGGAAGCCCACCTCGACCTTGACCGGATCGAAGATCGGCGCGAAGACATCGCCGCCGCGCACCTTGCTCTTGCGCTCGGCTTCCTCCTTCTCGGAGATCTGCTGGCAGTACAACTCGAATCGTGACAGCTGCTCGGGGGTGCCGGTGATGACGACCGACCGCCGGCCGTTGCGGATCGACAGCACCGGCGGCAGTACCGTGCGGACATCCTGGGCGAACTCGTCGAGTAGCTGGCTGATGCGCTCCGGGTCGGCGTTGGTGACCGACACCATGGGCGGCCGGTCGCCGAGCACCGAGATGCCCCGCCGGCGAGCGACCAGGGTGCCGGCCGCGCCGATCAGCTGACTCATCGCCAGCAGCTCGACGTCGCGGGTGCCGCCGGACTTGAGCGCCTCGACCGCCAGCACGCCCTGCGAGTGTCCAGCCAGGGCCACCGGCGGGGTTTCGATGAGATCCATACCCTGGCGGGCCAGGGCGCGGACAGCGGCGATCTGAGTCAGCAACACGCCTGGTATGGACACCGCCGCCGACGTCAGGTGCTTTTCTGAGGGAACCGTGTCCTCGGCCGCCAGCGCACGGACCCACTGCAGCGGTTCGAAACCGATCGGACGCACCACAACCAGTTCTTTGGCGACCGGCTCGAGCAGCAGTTGCACCTCGCCGACCAGCTCGGCCAAGTCGGATTCGATGCCGGCCCCGGATACCAATTCTTCGAGCGTCTCCAACCAGGCGCTGCCCTGGCCCCCGAACGCGACCGCGTAGGGCTCGCCTGCAGTCAGACGATCGACCAGAGCATGGGTGCTGTGCGGTCCACTGCCATCGCGGTCTGCTGACACCCTGTCGTGCTCGTGGATCGTCACCGTTACATCTCCCTGTATGCGTCTGTGTTCGCGTGTATGCGTGTGTCGCGTTTCGGTTCGTTCGGCCGGTTCCGGGCCGGCCCTCGCCACAGGACCGCGTCACATTCCGGGCGATTCCGCACCGAATCGCAGCCGATAGTCGTTTGACCGGTGCATTCTTGGTGCTTGATCCCGTCAGGAAACGGCGCCGTCCACCTGCATCGGACCCCATAAGAGTGTCATAAGGATCTGTACGTTTTCTTGACGTTAGAAGGTTACTGACGAGTTCTACGCACGGGTAACCGTGTCGCGGGTAACACCGGCCCAAACCGCTAGCGCGAGCGTCCCGGACAAACGTCCTGCATGCAGGTGGTTACGGTCGAGTAGCTACAACAGCGCTGTTCAAAGCAGCATTGTTACCAAATCGTTATCTGAAAATATTCAGCTGTGCCGGCCGCGTGCCGTGCGACGCGCCGCAGCCGCGCGGATTCACCGGTGTAGCCAACGGCGAGCACTGAGCGAACGAGTGTTTGCTGGAATGTTTGTCGGAGTCTTAGGAACCGTGACGGTCAGGCCCATTGCCCGAATTGAGGCTTGAGAATTTCGTTGATGTCCACCCCGACGCCGCCCACCGTGCGTTTGTCGATCTCGACCTGATGCAGGTGCGCCGCGGGATGGGTGTACCCCTGCGGCGAGCCCCAGTTGTGCTGCCAGAAGTACGCACCCAAACCGTCGTTGACCGCCCAGTCGATCGTCTTCGAGTTCGCGTATACGCCCGTGCGCTGGTGCCCGATCACCGACTCCCAGGACCGTAGATACGGCACGATTTGGTTCCTGTACTGCTCCAGCGACGGGTTGTCGTCGATCGACGCGTAGATCGGGGCACCGGCGGGACCACCCGCCGCGGCGTGCAATTCCGCGCCGCGCTTGGCGTGCTGCATACCGGCCGCCGCACCACCCAGCCAGTCCGAGGTGCTGCCCTTGCCGAACTGGTAGCACGAGACGATCTTGAGCCCACTCCCGTGCAGGTCGCGAGCCTCGGCCAATTGGATTGGCTTACCCAGCATCCAGTTGCCGCCCGGCCGGCGATCCGAGACATAGCGGATTGCTCCCACGGCGCCCGCCGCCCTGATCTGACTGGCCGGGATGACGCCGGCGGCGTAGTCGAGCAGGGTACCCAGCGCGGCCGACGCCGGCGCGGCAGCAACTGACGACGCCGCGACGCCGAGGCCCAGCAGGCCGGGCGCAGCGGCGGCGAGTCTCAGCACGTCACGTCGGGAGACTGGCACATGCCACAGGGTACGCAAACACCACAACAGACTCAGGGATCTCAGCAGTCACATGTATGTCACTTTGTCGCATCGGTCGCCAGGCGCGCCTGCACCAGGCCCGCCGCGCCCAGTGCCGCGTAGGGCCCTGTCACCGCAACCAGACTCAGCAGAGTACGGATCCGTTGATCGCCCCGTTCGAGCTTTCGCAGTTCAATCGCCGCATTGACGTTGTCCAACACGTCGACCAACAGGCCGATGCGCTGCCAACGTCGCCGGTTGGGTTCGTCGCTGCTGAGATAGCCGACACCCAGGGCCAGGGCTCGGGCGCCGAAGATGCGGATCATGTACTTCATCTCGGTAGACAACAAGTTGTCCGGCGCGCCATTTATCCGTGTCTGGGAGCGAGGCGACACAAAGGCGCTGGCGCCCAACATAATTCGGCCGACGGCTGCCGCCGTGAACGCGTGCCGCAGGACCGCGGGCTGTGTCGGCTGCGCCGTGCATGGTGTGCTCATGTTCGCAGTCTCGCTCCGTCGCGGTCATTATGTCGATTACCTGCGAGGTAGTGGT harbors:
- a CDS encoding type I polyketide synthase produces the protein MTIHEHDRVSADRDGSGPHSTHALVDRLTAGEPYAVAFGGQGSAWLETLEELVSGAGIESDLAELVGEVQLLLEPVAKELVVVRPIGFEPLQWVRALAAEDTVPSEKHLTSAAVSIPGVLLTQIAAVRALARQGMDLIETPPVALAGHSQGVLAVEALKSGGTRDVELLAMSQLIGAAGTLVARRRGISVLGDRPPMVSVTNADPERISQLLDEFAQDVRTVLPPVLSIRNGRRSVVITGTPEQLSRFELYCQQISEKEEAERKSKVRGGDVFAPIFDPVKVEVGFHTPRLSDGIDIVGRWAEKVGLDVELACQLANAILVRKVDWVDEITRVHDAGARWILDLGPGDILTRLTAPVIRGLGIGIVPAATRGGQRNLFTVGATPEVARAWSSYAPTVVRLPDGRVKLSTKFTRLTGRSPILLAGMTPTTVDAKIVAAAANAGHWAELAGGGQVTEEIFADRVAELSRLLEPGRTYQFNALFLDPYLWKLQLGGKRLVQKARQSGAAIDGVVVSAGIPDLEEAVELIEELNDIGISHVVFKPGTIEQIRSVIRIATEVSTRPVIMHVEGGRAGGHHSWEDLDDLLLATYSELRSRANITVCVGGGIGTPERAADYLSGRWAQDYGFPLMPIDGILVGTAAMATLESTTSPSVKQMLVETGGTDEWIGAGKAQGGMASSRSQLGADIHEIDNSASRCGQLLDEVAGDADAVAERRDEIIAAMAKTAKPYFGDVADMTYLQWLQRYVELAIGEGDSTADTAAPGSPWLADTWRDRFEEMLKRAEARLHAKDFGPIETLFNDTALLEDPQRAIATLVAQYPDAETVQLHPADVPFFISLCKTLGKPVNFVPVIDKDVRRWWRSDSLWQAHDARYDADQVCIIPGPAAVAGITRMDEPVGELLDRFEQAAIDEVVAAGAEPRDVTARRLGRGDIRGPLAVVLDAPDVLWAGRTTINPVHRIAEPGDWQVHESRTATNTSTGSRLQVTADGAGVTLSVPVSGTWIDIQFTLPANTIDGGIPVVSTEDATAAMRSVLAIAAGADGPEALPEVADGTATLTVDWDPERVADHTGVTATFGEPLAPSLTTVPDALVGHCWPAVFAAIGAAVTDAGVPVVEGLLSLVHLDHAVRVAGQLPKDPAQLTIAATALSANDTDMGRVVPVTVTVTTSDGAAVATLEERFAILGRTGPAELTDPARAGGAVSENATDTPRRRRRDVTIGSPVDMRPFAEVSGDHNPIHTDKAAALLAGLGSPIVHGMWLSAAAQHAVTATDGQARPPARLIGWTARFMGMVRPGDEVDFRVDRVGIDQGAEVLEVSARIGSDLVMTATARLAAPKTVYAFPGQGIQHKGMGMDVRARSKAARKVWDEADRFTRDTLGFSVLHVVRDNPTSIIASGVHYHHPDGVLFLTQFTQVAMATVAAAQVAEMREQGAFVETAITCGHSVGEYTALACVSGVFELDALLEAVFHRGSKMHDIVPRDELGRSNYRLAAIRPSQIDLPDDEVTDFVARIADKTGEFLEIVNFNLRGSQYAIAGTVRGLEALEEEVERRREITGGKRSFILVPGIDVPFHSRVLRVGVAEFRRSLERLMPRDKDPDVIIGRYIPNLVPRPFTLDRDFIQEIRDLVPAEPLDEILADYDTWRNERPRDLARKVLIELLAWQFASPVRWIETQDLLFIEEAAGGLGVERFVEIGVKTAPTVAGLATNTLKLPEYAHSTIEVLNAERDSAVLFATDTDPEPEDDVVAEDSDAAGSEGAPTSHVAPDVAAAPAEAPSGAPRPDDIGFDAADATLALIAISAKMRLDQIEPLDSIESITDGASSRRNQLLVDLGSELNLGAIDGAAEADLAGLRAQVTKLARTYKPFGPVLSDAINDQLRTVLGPSGKRPAAIAERVMKTWELGEGWAKHVTVEVALGTREGTSVRGGAMGHLHEGALADAASVDKVIDAAVGAVGARLGIAVSLPSAGGGGGATVDAAALSEFTDQITGRDGVLASAARLVLGQLGLDDPVSASPAATDAELIDLVTAELGADWPRLVAPTFDGKKAVVFDDRWASAREDLVKLWLTDEGDIDADWVRLSERFEGAGHVVATQATWWQGRSLAAGRQIHASLYGRIAAGAENPAPGPYSGEIAVVTGASKGSIAASVAARLLSGGGTVIATTSKLNDERLAFYRTLYRDHARYGAALWVVPANMASYSDIDALVEWIGNEQSESLGPQSIHIKDAQTPTLLFPFAAPRVVGDLSEVGARAEMEMKVLLWAVQRLIGGLSKIGAERDIASRLHVVLPGSPNRGMFGGDGAYGEAKSALDAVVSRWHAETSWAERVSLAHALIGWTRGTGLMGHNDAIVTAVEEAGVTTYSTDEMAGLLLGLCDVESKVAAASSPINADLTGGLAEAKLDMAELAAKAREDHAAKAAEDGVGEDDAAEGTISALPSPPRGYTPAPPPEWADLDVDPADLVVIVGGAELGPYGSSRTRFEMEVENELSAAGVLELAWTTGLVRWEDDPQPGWYDMQSGDLVDESQLVERYHDTVVERCGIREFVDDGAIDPDHASPLLVSVFLDKDFTFMVSSEAEARAFAEFDPEHTVVRPVPDSGDWQVTRKAGTEVRVPRKTKLSRVVGAQIPTGFDPTVWGISPDMATSIDRVALWNIVTTVDAFLSAGFSPAEVMRYVHPSLVASTQGTGMGGMTSMQTMYHGNLLGRNKPNDILQEVLPNVVAAHVVQSYVGSYGSMIHPVAACATAAVSVEEGVDKIRLGKAELVVAGGLDDLTLEAVIGFGDMAATADTSMMRGRGIEDSKFSRPNDRRRLGFVEAQGGGTILLARGDLALRMGLPVLAVVAYAQSFGDGVHTSIPAPGLGALGAGRGGRDSALARSLAKLGVTADDIAVVSKHDTSTLANDPNETELHERLADSMGRSEGAPLFVVSQKNLTGHAKGGAAVFQMMGLCQMLRDGVIPPNRSLDCVDDDLAGSSHFVWVRDTLRLGEKFPLKAGMLTSLGFGHVSGLVALVHPQAFLAALEPGQRADYQRRADARLLAGQRRLASAIAGGEPMYQRPPDRRFDHDAPEKRQEAAMLLNPAARLGDGDAYQVSAG
- a CDS encoding DUF1906 domain-containing protein, yielding MPVSRRDVLRLAAAAPGLLGLGVAASSVAAAPASAALGTLLDYAAGVIPASQIRAAGAVGAIRYVSDRRPGGNWMLGKPIQLAEARDLHGSGLKIVSCYQFGKGSTSDWLGGAAAGMQHAKRGAELHAAAGGPAGAPIYASIDDNPSLEQYRNQIVPYLRSWESVIGHQRTGVYANSKTIDWAVNDGLGAYFWQHNWGSPQGYTHPAAHLHQVEIDKRTVGGVGVDINEILKPQFGQWA